A part of Pararoseomonas sp. SCSIO 73927 genomic DNA contains:
- the nth gene encoding endonuclease III, translated as MRALAAANPEPRPELDYADPFTLLVAVVLSAQTTDLAVNKVTRTLFAEAPGAAAMAALGAEGVARHIRSIGLWQAKAKNVAALSGILVERYAGRVPEDREALEALPGVGRKTANVVLNVAFGQDTMAVDTHIFRLGNRTGLAPGDTPRAVEDGLVKRCPPELLRDAHHWLILHGRYVCKARRPECWHCVARDFCNYPDKVAGPTAG; from the coding sequence ATCCGCGCCCTCGCCGCCGCCAACCCGGAACCGAGGCCGGAGCTGGACTACGCGGACCCCTTCACCCTCCTCGTCGCCGTCGTCCTCTCCGCCCAGACCACGGACCTCGCGGTGAACAAGGTCACCCGCACCCTCTTCGCGGAGGCGCCCGGCGCGGCCGCCATGGCCGCCCTCGGCGCCGAGGGGGTGGCCCGCCACATCCGCAGCATCGGCCTCTGGCAGGCCAAGGCGAAGAACGTCGCCGCCCTCTCCGGGATCCTCGTGGAGCGGTACGCCGGCCGCGTCCCCGAGGACCGCGAGGCCCTGGAAGCCCTGCCCGGCGTCGGCCGCAAGACCGCGAACGTCGTCCTCAACGTCGCCTTCGGCCAGGACACCATGGCCGTGGACACCCACATCTTCCGCCTGGGCAACCGCACCGGCCTCGCCCCCGGCGACACCCCACGCGCAGTGGAGGACGGCCTGGTGAAGCGCTGCCCGCCCGAGCTCCTGCGCGACGCGCACCACTGGCTGATCCTGCACGGGCGCTACGTCTGCAAGGCGCGGCGGCCGGAGTGCTGGCACTGCGTGGCGCGGGACTTCTGCAACTACCCGGACAAGGTGGCGGGGCCGACCGCCGGGTGA
- a CDS encoding DUF2244 domain-containing protein produces the protein MSHAQDAAAPETPLFDAVTTPHQSGTPLGLRVLVGLVVLASAGLTALFWALGAWPVAGFMGLEVVLVVGLLRAHRRWSDRLAERITLSGGRLRVERTDRRGRRRSLALDAYWARVVLTPRPGRVSELRLAVRGRSVEIGGFLGEEDKADLARALGRALRAYREPVFDNPQLRP, from the coding sequence ATGAGCCACGCCCAGGACGCGGCGGCGCCCGAGACGCCCCTCTTCGATGCGGTAACGACGCCGCACCAGTCCGGCACGCCGCTGGGGCTGCGGGTGCTTGTGGGGCTGGTCGTGCTCGCCTCGGCGGGGCTGACGGCGCTGTTCTGGGCGCTCGGCGCCTGGCCGGTGGCGGGCTTCATGGGCCTCGAGGTGGTGCTGGTGGTGGGGCTGCTGCGGGCGCACCGGCGCTGGTCCGACCGGCTGGCGGAGCGGATCACGCTCTCGGGCGGGCGGCTGCGGGTGGAGCGCACGGACCGGCGGGGGCGGCGGCGGTCGCTGGCGCTGGACGCCTACTGGGCACGGGTGGTGCTGACGCCGCGCCCGGGGCGGGTGAGCGAGCTGCGGCTGGCGGTGCGCGGCCGCTCCGTGGAGATCGGCGGCTTCCTGGGCGAGGAGGACAAGGCGGACCTGGCGCGGGCGCTGGGCCGGGCGCTGAGGGCCTATCGCGAGCCGGTCTTCGACAACCCGCAGCTGCGGCCCTGA
- a CDS encoding helix-turn-helix transcriptional regulator has translation MSSEEALERTERGEHRPSPIDVHVGSRVRLRRTLLGMSQEKLGEALGLTFQQVQKYERGVNRIGASRLFDLARVLDVPIGFFFDDMPDSMGGIASGFRSRLAGFAETQEGFEDDTLHKRETLELVRAYYRITEPAVRKRVFDLIKSLAPTD, from the coding sequence ATGTCGAGTGAGGAGGCGCTGGAGCGCACCGAACGCGGCGAGCATCGCCCCAGCCCGATCGACGTGCATGTGGGCAGCCGCGTCCGTCTGCGCCGTACCCTCCTCGGCATGAGCCAGGAGAAGCTGGGAGAGGCCCTCGGGCTCACCTTCCAGCAGGTGCAGAAGTACGAGCGCGGCGTGAACCGCATCGGCGCCAGCCGACTCTTCGACTTGGCGCGGGTGCTGGACGTGCCCATCGGCTTCTTCTTCGACGACATGCCTGACAGCATGGGCGGCATCGCTTCCGGTTTCCGCTCCCGCCTCGCGGGCTTCGCGGAGACGCAGGAGGGGTTCGAGGATGATACCCTGCACAAGCGAGAGACGCTGGAGCTGGTGCGAGCCTATTACCGGATCACGGAGCCCGCCGTGCGCAAGCGGGTCTTCGACCTGATCAAAAGCCTCGCCCCCACGGACTGA
- the lnt gene encoding apolipoprotein N-acyltransferase, protein MQRLIRSLRALSGWRALAAAFGLGAAAALAMPPVYAVPVLLLSFPGLLLLLEGAGSRKRAALVGWAFGWGYHVAGLYWITHSILTEAERLWWFVPLAVPLLALWMGIYTVIPAVLAWMARPGWPRALVLAGGWVLAEFVRGWAFTGFPWNLLGTTWAFAALPVQGAAWIGTHGLSLLTVILALTPLLGRRAMAGGVATLLLFAGFGAWRLSGERAADLPVTLVLVQGNVAQEAKWRAESRVPIFRRYLELGQQGAAEAARVAPGTRPVIVWPETASPFLLEDDTEARRVAAESLPPDGLLLAGTVRGEWGPDGRPTKLFNSLVAIGPDARISASYDKSHLVPFGEYMPLAGLIPIRVIRGGVDFGAGPGPVALPLPGLPPVGPLICYEVIFSGRVVGAERPGWLLNITNDAWFGISAGPHQHLATARLRAVEEGLPLARAAQTGISASFDAQGKLMTSLGLGQTGYVLSPLPAAAPPTPFARLGLAIPAVLTILTLLAGWLGTRRRFSGSVAGPVPAARGAGDGRSSI, encoded by the coding sequence GTGCAACGCCTAATCCGATCCCTTCGCGCCCTCTCGGGATGGCGCGCCCTCGCCGCTGCCTTCGGCCTCGGCGCGGCGGCGGCACTCGCCATGCCGCCGGTCTATGCCGTGCCGGTGCTGCTTCTCTCCTTCCCCGGCCTGCTCCTCCTGCTGGAGGGGGCGGGCTCCCGGAAGCGCGCCGCCCTGGTCGGCTGGGCCTTCGGCTGGGGGTATCACGTCGCCGGCCTCTACTGGATCACCCACTCCATCCTGACGGAGGCGGAGCGGCTCTGGTGGTTCGTGCCGCTGGCCGTGCCGCTGCTCGCGCTCTGGATGGGGATCTACACCGTCATCCCCGCAGTGCTGGCCTGGATGGCGCGCCCGGGATGGCCCCGCGCGCTGGTCCTGGCCGGCGGCTGGGTGCTGGCGGAGTTCGTGCGGGGCTGGGCCTTCACGGGCTTTCCCTGGAACCTGCTCGGCACGACCTGGGCCTTCGCCGCCCTGCCCGTGCAGGGCGCCGCCTGGATCGGCACCCACGGCCTCTCCCTCCTTACCGTGATCCTGGCTCTCACCCCGCTGCTCGGGCGCCGCGCCATGGCCGGGGGCGTCGCCACCCTCCTCCTCTTCGCCGGTTTCGGCGCGTGGCGCCTCTCCGGGGAGCGGGCGGCCGACCTGCCCGTCACCCTCGTGCTCGTGCAGGGCAACGTGGCGCAGGAGGCGAAGTGGCGGGCCGAGAGCCGGGTGCCGATCTTCCGCCGCTACCTGGAGCTCGGCCAACAAGGCGCCGCCGAGGCCGCCCGCGTGGCGCCGGGCACCCGACCCGTGATCGTCTGGCCAGAGACGGCCAGCCCCTTCCTGCTGGAGGACGACACGGAGGCGCGCCGCGTGGCCGCCGAGTCCCTGCCCCCCGACGGCCTTCTGCTCGCCGGCACCGTGCGCGGCGAGTGGGGCCCGGATGGGCGGCCGACGAAGCTCTTCAACAGCCTCGTCGCCATCGGCCCCGATGCCCGGATCAGCGCGAGCTACGACAAGTCCCACCTCGTCCCCTTCGGCGAGTACATGCCCCTCGCCGGCCTCATCCCCATCCGGGTGATCCGGGGCGGGGTGGATTTCGGCGCGGGCCCCGGGCCGGTGGCCCTGCCCCTGCCCGGCCTGCCCCCCGTCGGGCCGCTCATCTGCTACGAGGTGATCTTCTCCGGCCGCGTGGTCGGGGCGGAGCGGCCGGGCTGGCTGCTGAACATCACCAACGACGCCTGGTTCGGCATCTCCGCCGGCCCGCACCAGCACCTCGCCACCGCCCGGCTGCGCGCGGTGGAGGAAGGGCTGCCCCTGGCCCGCGCGGCGCAGACCGGGATCTCCGCCAGCTTTGATGCACAAGGGAAATTGATGACGTCGCTGGGACTGGGGCAGACCGGTTACGTGCTCTCGCCTCTCCCCGCCGCGGCCCCGCCTACGCCCTTCGCGCGGCTGGGCCTTGCCATCCCAGCCGTTCTTACCATCCTGACTTTGCTGGCCGGCTGGCTGGGCACCCGGCGCCGTTTCTCCGGTTCGGTGGCAGGCCCCGTTCCTGCCGCGCGGGGCGCCGGAGATGGGAGATCGTCCATTTAA
- a CDS encoding hemolysin family protein gives MSDRQSIDRKGLLWKFQGLLLRREAESVRDQVEALVEHEGEEGEEPDANALDANERVILGNVLKLRNKTAVDVMVPRADIIGMPCDLTLDESIRLIQREGHSRFPVYNGNLDDIRGMVHIKDVFAAVGRDEEPFSLDAALRPLLFVVPQVPVLDLLLQMREARTHMALVVDEYGGIDGLVTIEDLVETIVGDISDEHDEEVLPQVAERPDGSLDVNARMKIEDFEARMGGEILTPEERQQDIDTLGGLVFTLAGRVPARGELVSHSSGLEFRILEADPRRIRRLRVRRPAPAPAADGIAEAAGGPPLLLEAPRPGAPGTHPTSRAAE, from the coding sequence ATGAGTGATCGACAATCGATCGACCGCAAGGGCCTGCTCTGGAAGTTCCAGGGCCTCCTGCTCCGGCGCGAGGCCGAGAGCGTGCGCGACCAGGTGGAGGCGCTGGTCGAGCACGAGGGCGAGGAGGGCGAGGAGCCCGACGCGAACGCGCTGGACGCGAATGAGCGCGTCATCCTCGGCAACGTCCTGAAGCTCCGCAACAAGACCGCCGTGGACGTGATGGTGCCGCGCGCCGACATCATCGGCATGCCCTGCGACCTGACGCTGGACGAGTCCATCCGCCTCATCCAGCGCGAGGGCCATAGCCGCTTTCCCGTCTACAACGGCAACCTCGACGACATCCGGGGCATGGTCCACATCAAGGACGTCTTCGCCGCCGTGGGGCGGGACGAGGAGCCCTTCTCGCTGGACGCGGCGCTGCGCCCCCTCCTCTTCGTCGTGCCGCAGGTGCCCGTGCTGGACCTCCTGCTGCAGATGCGGGAGGCCCGGACCCACATGGCCCTGGTGGTGGACGAGTACGGCGGCATCGACGGGCTGGTGACGATCGAGGACCTCGTCGAGACCATCGTCGGCGACATCTCCGACGAGCATGACGAGGAGGTCCTGCCCCAGGTGGCGGAGCGGCCGGATGGCAGCCTGGACGTGAACGCCCGCATGAAGATCGAGGATTTCGAGGCCCGGATGGGCGGCGAGATCCTGACCCCCGAGGAGCGGCAGCAGGACATCGACACGCTGGGCGGCCTCGTCTTCACCCTTGCCGGCCGGGTGCCGGCGCGCGGCGAACTCGTCTCCCACTCCTCCGGGCTGGAGTTCCGCATCCTGGAGGCGGACCCGCGCCGCATCCGCCGCCTCCGCGTGCGCCGCCCCGCCCCCGCCCCGGCGGCGGACGGCATCGCGGAGGCCGCCGGCGGCCCACCCCTCCTCCTCGAAGCCCCGCGCCCCGGCGCGCCGGGCACCCATCCCACGTCCCGAGCGGCGGAGTAG
- the ybeY gene encoding rRNA maturation RNase YbeY: MVEAPAWRSAVPRVEEVVRRAAAAAFEEAGEDGSAPGGVTVLLTDDRAIKRLNGDHRGKVKPTNVLSFPAPYPGMPGDVALALGTVRREARAAGRSVMAHLSHLVAHGVLHLAGHDHLHAGEARRMERAEARIMRRLALPNPWRGVA; encoded by the coding sequence GTGGTCGAGGCCCCCGCCTGGCGGTCCGCCGTGCCGAGGGTGGAGGAGGTGGTGCGCCGCGCCGCCGCCGCCGCCTTCGAGGAGGCCGGCGAGGACGGATCGGCCCCGGGGGGCGTGACCGTGCTCCTCACGGATGACCGCGCGATCAAGCGCCTGAACGGCGACCACCGCGGCAAGGTGAAGCCCACCAACGTGCTCTCCTTCCCCGCGCCCTACCCGGGCATGCCGGGCGACGTCGCCCTGGCCCTGGGCACGGTGCGGCGCGAGGCCCGGGCGGCCGGGCGGAGCGTGATGGCCCATCTCTCCCACCTCGTTGCCCATGGGGTGCTGCACCTGGCGGGGCACGACCACCTGCACGCCGGCGAGGCGCGGCGGATGGAGCGGGCGGAGGCGCGGATCATGCGCCGCCTCGCCCTGCCCAATCCCTGGAGGGGCGTGGCGTGA
- a CDS encoding PhoH family protein gives MAAPAGGITLRSDPAALRPGFRPDTQRTVTLNFDDNALLPMLYGEHDRHLARIEQRLGVRIASRGGRVTVSGGTDGTGLAESVLRALWQRLQKGEPTGMADVEAALRMADGPQEDPRLPLADMPAIRTRKGAIAPRSRTQAAYMDSLQRQEMVFGVGPAGTGKTYLAVAQGVALLMANRVDRIILSRPAVEAGERLGFLPGDMKEKVDPYLRPLYDALHDMMPADQVARRIVSGEIEIAPLAFMRGRTLAHAYAILDEAQNTTPAQMKMFLTRMGEGSRMVVTGDPTQVDLPPGQKSGLVEALSILDGVEGIGITRFAEADVVRHPLVGRIVSAYGRAEAAGTVSSGHSSPVRGRTRE, from the coding sequence ATCGCCGCCCCCGCCGGGGGGATCACCCTCCGGTCCGATCCCGCCGCCCTGCGCCCCGGCTTCCGGCCGGACACGCAGCGGACCGTGACCCTGAACTTCGACGACAACGCGCTGTTGCCGATGCTCTACGGGGAACACGATCGCCACCTGGCGCGGATCGAGCAGCGGCTGGGTGTCCGCATCGCGTCCCGGGGCGGGCGCGTGACGGTCAGCGGCGGGACGGACGGCACCGGGCTGGCGGAATCGGTGCTGCGCGCCCTGTGGCAGCGCCTTCAGAAAGGAGAGCCGACGGGAATGGCCGATGTGGAGGCCGCGCTGCGCATGGCCGACGGTCCGCAGGAGGACCCGCGCCTGCCGCTGGCCGACATGCCGGCCATCCGCACCCGCAAGGGGGCCATCGCCCCGCGGAGCCGCACCCAGGCCGCCTACATGGACTCGCTCCAGCGGCAGGAGATGGTCTTCGGCGTCGGCCCGGCGGGCACGGGCAAGACCTACCTCGCCGTCGCCCAGGGCGTGGCCCTGCTGATGGCGAACCGGGTGGACCGCATCATCCTCTCCCGCCCCGCGGTGGAGGCGGGGGAGCGGCTGGGCTTCCTGCCCGGTGACATGAAGGAGAAGGTGGACCCCTATCTCCGCCCGCTCTACGACGCGCTGCACGACATGATGCCTGCGGACCAGGTGGCGCGCCGCATCGTCTCCGGCGAGATCGAGATCGCGCCGCTGGCCTTCATGCGCGGCCGCACCCTCGCCCACGCCTATGCCATCCTGGACGAGGCGCAGAACACCACGCCGGCGCAGATGAAGATGTTCCTCACCCGCATGGGCGAGGGCTCGCGCATGGTCGTCACGGGCGACCCCACCCAGGTGGACCTGCCGCCCGGCCAGAAGTCCGGGCTGGTGGAGGCCCTCTCCATCCTCGACGGAGTGGAGGGCATCGGCATCACCCGCTTCGCCGAGGCGGACGTGGTGCGGCACCCCCTGGTCGGGCGCATCGTCTCGGCCTATGGCCGGGCCGAGGCGGCAGGGACCGTGTCCAGCGGGCACAGCAGCCCGGTTCGCGGCAGAACGAGGGAGTAA
- the miaB gene encoding tRNA (N6-isopentenyl adenosine(37)-C2)-methylthiotransferase MiaB, translating into MSSSAGPARPNTRKLLIRTWGCQMNVYDSGRMADILAPLGYAPTESAEEADMVILNTCHIREKASEKVFSDLGRLRLTKNERQAEGKDTIIAVAGCVAQAEGAEITARAPWVDIVLGPQTYHRLPEMVARASRAAGAVIETDFPAEAKFDHLPEARAPQGPVAFLTIQEGCDKFCSFCVVPYTRGAEFSRPAAAILAEARQLAANGAREIALLGQNVNAWAGEAPRTVSGAPPGESPVGNTHEGTWGLARLLRELAEIPGVARLRYTTSHPRDMDDNLIAAHGEIPSLMPYLHLPVQSGSDRVLAAMNRGHKADLYLRLADRLREARPDLALTSDFIVGHPGETARDFEDTMRLVERVGFAGAYSFKYSARPGTPAAGQPFPVPEAEKDSRLQALQALLRQQQDGFNRACVGRVVDVLVTGTGRHPGQVAGRSPWLQPVHATGSAPVGAVVPMQLRAAHPNSLSATMVLPEESAAA; encoded by the coding sequence ATGAGCAGTTCCGCCGGCCCGGCTCGGCCCAATACCCGCAAGCTCCTGATCCGCACCTGGGGCTGCCAGATGAACGTCTACGACAGCGGACGGATGGCCGACATCCTGGCCCCCCTGGGCTACGCGCCGACCGAGAGCGCGGAGGAGGCCGACATGGTCATCCTCAACACCTGCCACATCCGGGAGAAGGCGAGCGAGAAGGTCTTCTCCGACCTCGGCCGCCTGCGCCTGACGAAGAACGAGCGGCAGGCCGAGGGCAAGGACACCATCATCGCGGTGGCCGGCTGCGTCGCCCAGGCCGAGGGCGCGGAGATCACCGCCCGCGCGCCCTGGGTGGACATCGTGCTCGGCCCCCAGACCTATCACCGCCTGCCGGAGATGGTGGCCCGCGCCAGTCGCGCGGCCGGTGCCGTGATCGAGACGGACTTCCCGGCGGAGGCCAAGTTCGACCACCTGCCGGAGGCCCGCGCGCCCCAGGGCCCCGTCGCCTTCCTCACCATCCAGGAGGGCTGCGACAAGTTCTGCTCCTTCTGCGTGGTGCCCTACACCCGCGGCGCCGAGTTCTCCCGCCCCGCCGCCGCCATCCTGGCGGAGGCCCGCCAGCTCGCGGCGAACGGCGCGCGCGAGATCGCCCTCCTCGGGCAGAACGTGAACGCCTGGGCCGGGGAGGCCCCGCGGACCGTGTCGGGGGCGCCCCCGGGGGAGTCTCCCGTCGGCAACACCCATGAAGGCACCTGGGGCCTCGCCCGCCTGCTGCGCGAACTCGCCGAAATCCCCGGCGTTGCCCGTCTGCGCTACACGACGAGCCACCCGCGCGACATGGATGACAACCTCATCGCCGCCCACGGCGAGATCCCGTCCCTGATGCCCTACCTGCACCTTCCCGTGCAGAGCGGATCGGACCGGGTGCTGGCCGCGATGAACCGTGGCCACAAGGCGGACCTCTACCTCCGCCTCGCCGACCGGCTGCGGGAGGCGCGGCCGGACCTCGCCCTGACCTCGGACTTCATCGTCGGCCATCCCGGCGAGACGGCGCGCGACTTCGAGGACACGATGCGCCTCGTGGAGCGCGTGGGCTTCGCCGGCGCCTACTCCTTCAAGTACTCCGCGCGCCCCGGCACCCCCGCCGCCGGCCAGCCCTTCCCCGTGCCGGAGGCGGAGAAGGACTCCCGCCTCCAGGCGCTCCAGGCCCTGCTGCGGCAGCAGCAGGACGGTTTCAACCGCGCCTGCGTCGGGCGCGTGGTCGATGTGCTCGTCACAGGCACCGGGCGCCACCCCGGCCAGGTGGCGGGCCGCTCCCCGTGGCTCCAGCCGGTTCATGCAACCGGTTCGGCCCCGGTGGGTGCCGTGGTCCCGATGCAATTGCGGGCCGCGCACCCCAACTCCCTCTCCGCAACAATGGTGCTGCCCGAGGAGTCCGCCGCCGCTTGA
- a CDS encoding lysophospholipid acyltransferase family protein: protein MDAATRDPAEALAAPSRLRRRAPLRYRRAVPGGRVFDVMGDRPLGGRFRAVRRIATAAIWTLLAIPVQAVLLALPGRGKIRFARLYWRTVAFLLGVRIQVVGERRGAPRTLYLGNHSSWLDIVVLGATLDAAFVSKAEVGRWPLIGLVARLGRTVFVSRSRGRTGDEAKEMRDRLAGGGSLVLFPEGTSSDGTRVLPFRTSFLAVAEAAAQIQPLSVGYDRLGGLPACRRDRPIFAWYGDMSIGPHAWNLLRHAGLRATVLLHEPVEPGPAPNRKALSAAMEATVAEGAAILRQNRAPAPLAARWPISA from the coding sequence ATGGACGCCGCCACCCGCGACCCGGCCGAGGCCCTGGCCGCCCCCAGCCGTCTGCGCCGCCGCGCGCCCCTGCGCTACCGCCGCGCCGTCCCCGGCGGCCGCGTCTTCGACGTGATGGGGGACCGCCCCCTCGGCGGCCGCTTCCGCGCCGTGCGCCGGATCGCCACCGCCGCGATCTGGACCCTTCTCGCCATCCCCGTGCAGGCCGTGCTGCTGGCCCTGCCCGGGCGCGGCAAGATCCGGTTCGCCCGCCTCTACTGGCGCACCGTCGCCTTCCTCCTCGGCGTCCGCATCCAGGTGGTGGGGGAGCGGCGCGGCGCCCCGCGCACCCTCTACCTCGGCAACCACTCCTCCTGGCTCGACATCGTCGTCCTCGGCGCCACGCTGGACGCCGCCTTCGTCTCGAAGGCGGAGGTGGGGCGCTGGCCGCTGATCGGCCTCGTCGCCCGCCTCGGCCGCACCGTCTTCGTCTCCCGCTCCCGCGGCCGCACGGGGGACGAGGCGAAGGAGATGCGGGACCGGCTGGCGGGCGGGGGCAGCCTCGTCCTCTTCCCCGAGGGCACCTCCTCGGACGGCACGCGGGTCCTGCCCTTCCGCACCTCCTTCCTCGCGGTGGCGGAGGCGGCGGCGCAGATCCAGCCCCTCTCCGTCGGCTACGACCGCCTCGGCGGGCTACCGGCCTGCCGGCGGGACCGGCCGATCTTCGCCTGGTACGGTGACATGTCCATCGGCCCGCACGCCTGGAACCTCCTTCGCCACGCCGGGCTGCGCGCCACCGTGCTGCTGCACGAGCCCGTGGAGCCCGGCCCGGCCCCCAACCGCAAGGCCCTTTCCGCCGCCATGGAGGCGACGGTGGCGGAAGGCGCGGCGATCCTTCGCCAGAACCGCGCCCCGGCGCCCCTCGCCGCCCGCTGGCCCATCTCCGCTTGA
- a CDS encoding ABC transporter substrate-binding protein: protein MMQRRDLLGLALGAGAAPVAPGWLGTARAQGGAPGQGGTLRIGMAAPNTTLDPHLLSNAPNNAVATHLFDSLTVNDHASRSQPGLAESWTRQDDTHWTFRLREARFSDGSPFTAEDAIASIRRATDIPSAASFRTYTRSISAMSAPDPRTLLVETRAPDPLLLNSIGRVRIIRAALAGASSAEFNAGRAVIGTGPYALREYVPGNRIVLERNASWWGGATPWARVELRVVTDDAARLAALLAGDLDIIEAVASGNTERVRADSRLHAISGISSRFVYLALDQVNEVSPFVTGLDGRPLERNPFKDLRVRQALSLAINRQAIVERTMEGQAVAASQFLPKGGPGTDPALEVPAFDPNRARALLAEAGYPRGFRLTVSGPNDRYINDAKIVQAVAQMFTRIGIECRAETMPWSTYAGRNSQRTVDSCHLGAWGVNTGETSNPMSALVATEDRAAGLGISNGGRYSNPEVDRRLKEALRTMDDAGRNALLAEASGIAFRDVALIPLHHEVSVWAAKKGIGYVTRADQYTLATGVTRES, encoded by the coding sequence ATGATGCAGCGACGGGACCTTCTCGGCCTGGCCCTGGGGGCCGGGGCCGCCCCGGTGGCGCCGGGCTGGCTGGGGACGGCGAGGGCGCAGGGGGGAGCCCCGGGGCAGGGGGGGACGCTGCGGATCGGCATGGCCGCGCCGAACACGACGCTGGACCCGCACCTGCTGAGCAACGCGCCGAACAACGCGGTGGCGACCCACCTGTTCGACAGCCTGACCGTGAACGACCACGCCTCCCGCTCCCAGCCAGGCCTCGCCGAGTCCTGGACGCGGCAGGACGACACGCACTGGACCTTCCGCCTGCGGGAGGCGCGCTTTTCGGACGGATCGCCCTTCACGGCCGAGGACGCCATCGCCTCCATCCGGCGGGCGACGGATATTCCGAGCGCCGCCTCCTTCCGCACCTACACCCGCAGCATCAGCGCCATGTCCGCACCCGACCCTCGCACGCTGCTGGTGGAGACGCGGGCGCCGGACCCGCTGCTGCTGAACTCCATCGGGCGGGTGCGGATCATCCGGGCGGCGCTGGCGGGGGCATCGAGCGCGGAGTTCAACGCCGGCCGCGCCGTGATCGGCACCGGGCCCTACGCGCTGCGGGAGTACGTGCCGGGCAACCGGATCGTGCTGGAGAGGAATGCTTCGTGGTGGGGCGGGGCGACGCCCTGGGCGCGGGTGGAGCTGCGGGTCGTCACCGACGACGCCGCGCGGCTGGCGGCGCTGCTGGCGGGGGACCTCGATATCATCGAGGCGGTGGCCTCGGGCAACACCGAGCGGGTGAGGGCGGATTCGCGGCTGCACGCGATCAGCGGCATCTCCTCGCGCTTCGTCTATCTCGCGCTGGACCAGGTGAACGAGGTCTCGCCCTTCGTCACGGGACTGGACGGCAGGCCGCTGGAGCGGAACCCGTTCAAGGACCTGCGGGTGCGGCAGGCGCTGTCGCTGGCGATCAACCGGCAGGCTATCGTGGAGCGCACGATGGAGGGGCAGGCGGTGGCCGCGTCCCAGTTCCTGCCGAAGGGCGGGCCGGGGACGGACCCCGCGCTGGAGGTGCCGGCCTTCGATCCGAACCGCGCGCGCGCCCTGCTGGCGGAGGCGGGATACCCGCGGGGCTTCCGGCTGACCGTCTCCGGCCCGAACGACCGCTACATCAACGACGCGAAGATCGTGCAGGCCGTGGCGCAGATGTTCACGCGCATCGGGATCGAGTGCCGGGCGGAGACGATGCCCTGGTCCACCTATGCCGGGCGGAACAGCCAGCGAACGGTGGATTCCTGCCATCTCGGCGCCTGGGGGGTGAACACGGGGGAGACGAGCAACCCGATGTCCGCCCTCGTCGCCACGGAGGACAGGGCGGCCGGGCTGGGGATCAGCAACGGGGGCCGCTACTCCAACCCGGAGGTGGACCGGCGGCTGAAGGAAGCGCTGCGGACCATGGACGATGCGGGGCGCAACGCCCTGCTGGCGGAGGCGAGCGGCATCGCCTTCCGCGACGTGGCGCTGATCCCGCTGCACCACGAGGTCTCGGTCTGGGCCGCGAAGAAGGGCATCGGCTACGTCACCCGCGCCGACCAGTACACGCTCGCCACCGGCGTCACGAGGGAATCCTGA
- a CDS encoding alpha/beta hydrolase, protein MSSTATEDSQARLLRATYDVGKTAMYAAKVDPRFHYCLYVPPQIGPETELVVCVHGTSRTSFLDFRDGFAEFGRWQDCVILCPVFPIGPLGDGARSGYKYMQEGDIRYDRVLLGMVEEVAAKYGRQWDRFAMFGFSGGGHFTHRFAILHPKKLWAACIGASGSVTLLDADRDWWVGIRNLEKVFGIAFDREALAEVPVQMLVGDADLETWEITHKPGGTYWMEGANDAGRTRPERMDALRRSFEAAGVKVRFDLVPGVSHSRMLVIDRVQDFLAGLLKQKRGA, encoded by the coding sequence GTGTCCAGCACCGCGACCGAAGACAGCCAGGCGAGGCTGCTGCGCGCCACCTACGATGTCGGCAAGACGGCGATGTACGCCGCGAAGGTCGATCCGCGCTTCCACTACTGTCTTTATGTCCCGCCGCAGATCGGGCCGGAGACGGAGCTCGTGGTCTGCGTGCACGGCACGTCGCGCACCTCCTTCCTCGACTTCCGGGACGGGTTCGCGGAGTTCGGGCGGTGGCAGGACTGCGTGATCCTGTGCCCCGTCTTCCCGATCGGGCCGCTCGGGGACGGGGCGCGCAGCGGGTACAAGTACATGCAGGAGGGCGACATCCGGTACGACCGGGTGCTGCTCGGCATGGTGGAGGAGGTGGCAGCGAAGTACGGCCGCCAGTGGGACCGGTTCGCGATGTTCGGCTTCTCCGGCGGCGGGCACTTCACGCACCGCTTCGCGATCCTGCACCCGAAGAAGTTGTGGGCGGCCTGCATCGGGGCTTCCGGCTCCGTGACGCTGCTGGACGCGGACCGGGACTGGTGGGTGGGGATCCGGAACCTCGAGAAGGTGTTCGGGATCGCCTTCGACCGCGAGGCGCTGGCGGAGGTGCCCGTGCAGATGCTGGTGGGCGACGCCGACCTGGAGACCTGGGAGATCACCCACAAGCCCGGCGGCACCTACTGGATGGAGGGCGCCAACGACGCCGGCCGCACCCGGCCGGAGCGGATGGACGCCCTGCGGAGGTCCTTCGAGGCGGCGGGGGTGAAGGTTCGCTTCGACCTCGTGCCGGGCGTGTCGCACAGCCGGATGCTGGTGATCGACCGAGTGCAGGATTTCCTGGCGGGGCTGCTGAAGCAGAAGCGGGGCGCCTGA